From a region of the uncultured Desulfatiglans sp. genome:
- a CDS encoding conserved hypothetical protein (Evidence 4 : Unknown function but conserved in other organisms) produces MPQPAVGRRILKFPDDTQVGVVGLDAIMADLLAQGLEPGEQVAEQIMERLEKEKNYIPTAERARREYAYALLKEYRRYVKDRKG; encoded by the coding sequence GTGCCCCAACCGGCAGTTGGCCGGCGCATCCTCAAGTTCCCCGATGACACCCAGGTCGGCGTCGTGGGCCTGGACGCCATCATGGCCGACCTCCTCGCGCAAGGACTCGAGCCCGGCGAGCAGGTCGCCGAACAGATCATGGAAAGGCTCGAAAAGGAAAAGAACTACATCCCCACCGCCGAACGCGCGCGAAGGGAGTACGCCTACGCCCTGCTGAAGGAATACCGGAGATATGTCAAGGACCGAAAAGGATGA
- a CDS encoding hypothetical protein (Evidence 5 : Unknown function), giving the protein MTTENCVPASAQSCPSSCTAPGITCIEPPRFHPETIFLHNLGINLYVRLCANLQVASAKTLDFLDIGQTGTRREAVGLNTRRV; this is encoded by the coding sequence ATGACAACCGAAAATTGCGTCCCTGCGAGCGCGCAATCCTGCCCTTCCTCCTGCACAGCGCCAGGGATCACTTGTATCGAGCCACCTCGCTTTCATCCAGAAACGATCTTTTTGCACAATCTCGGCATTAATCTGTACGTTCGCTTATGCGCCAACCTGCAGGTCGCCTCGGCAAAAACCCTTGATTTCCTTGATATTGGCCAAACTGGAACCCGGCGCGAAGCGGTGGGACTGAACACCCGAAGGGTGTGA
- a CDS encoding hypothetical protein (Evidence 5 : Unknown function) encodes MQLSLSDIRKEDRGLMSPCGIICSGCDMQLGESLEAIKEVVQIWEGFDLAGVAKAFDMDSREVRDALRTMKRFIQVRTEAGPCPGCFLGSSPFETCSILQCVQSKGYWTCAECGEFTGDPSLACPHSDASETPMGSRHRASKFICKRYRGTNVENLARCREIGYAAFVEEIKQRVAEGWRSWHVIAPLKP; translated from the coding sequence ATGCAATTATCATTGAGTGACATTCGGAAGGAAGACAGAGGTCTGATGTCGCCATGCGGCATCATCTGCTCGGGATGCGACATGCAGCTGGGCGAGAGCCTCGAGGCCATCAAGGAGGTCGTCCAAATCTGGGAAGGCTTCGACCTCGCTGGTGTTGCGAAGGCCTTCGACATGGATTCCCGAGAGGTTCGAGACGCGCTCCGCACCATGAAGCGGTTCATCCAGGTCAGAACGGAGGCCGGGCCCTGTCCCGGCTGCTTCCTGGGAAGCAGCCCCTTCGAAACCTGCAGCATCTTGCAGTGCGTCCAATCCAAGGGCTACTGGACCTGCGCAGAGTGCGGCGAGTTCACTGGAGACCCCTCCCTCGCCTGTCCTCACAGCGACGCTTCCGAGACCCCTATGGGCTCCCGCCACAGGGCTTCGAAATTCATCTGCAAAAGATACCGCGGCACGAATGTCGAGAACCTGGCCAGGTGCCGCGAAATCGGCTACGCGGCTTTCGTCGAAGAAATCAAGCAGAGGGTGGCAGAGGGCTGGCGGAGCTGGCATGTGATCGCCCCACTCAAACCCTGA
- a CDS encoding hypothetical protein (Evidence 5 : Unknown function) — protein MSCEKSSCRAMFKALSDSFLDPGLDVLFAGDFADRLDFTVHNDSRRDKDAVAGDLHGVGDLFDLSGDACFLYRLLDDFFRLAAFRAAGAQDFDFHLGILLFFNFKGPVERFDAPLR, from the coding sequence TTGTCCTGCGAAAAATCATCTTGTCGGGCCATGTTCAAAGCTCTTTCCGATTCATTTCTTGATCCAGGACTTGACGTCCTCTTTGCTGGGGATTTTGCCGACCGACTTGACTTCACCGTCCACAACGACAGCCGGCGTGACAAAGACGCCGTAGCGGGCGATCTTCATGGCGTCGGTGACCTTTTCGATCTGAGCGGGGACGCCTGCTTCCTCTATCGCCTGTTGGACGATTTCTTCCGTCTGGCGGCATTTCGGGCAGCCGGGGCCCAGGACTTTGATTTCCATCTGGGAATCCTCCTTTTCTTCAATTTCAAAGGGCCTGTTGAACGATTCGATGCGCCGCTTCGATGA
- a CDS encoding hypothetical protein (Evidence 5 : Unknown function): protein MPVSAVRPSISRYPSGSNHRVRPCLLLKLGSDQAKQLKAIDKPHKNPLFYSLNASF from the coding sequence ATGCCAGTCAGTGCGGTGCGGCCATCGATTAGCCGTTATCCATCCGGAAGCAATCATCGGGTGCGCCCGTGTTTGTTGTTGAAATTGGGGTCGGACCAAGCCAAGCAGCTGAAAGCAATAGATAAGCCCCATAAAAATCCGCTCTTCTACAGCTTAAATGCATCTTTTTAG
- a CDS encoding conserved membrane hypothetical protein (Evidence 4 : Unknown function but conserved in other organisms) produces the protein MKERTKLLLIISTFLAAYYVPWGHPIVRQSGLEAFMMLQEYAREHVLTCLIPAFFIAGAIAVFVSQASVLKYFGAQASKILSYSVASVSGTILAVCSCTVLPLFAGIYTRGAGIGPATAFLYSGPAINVLAITLTAKILGWQLGLARAIGAVLFAVITGLLMALIFRKEDAARATGQIFLPDPEAKERTLLQDSLYIGTMVLILVFAAFARPAPGSTGLWPALFAAKWTITIGLLVVLGLMLKFWFTRAECRNWVEATWGFMKQIFPLLAGGVLVAGFMLGRPGHPALIPEQWIQTLLGGNSISANLIASVAGALMYFATLTEVPILQGLLGAGMGKGPALALLLAGPALSLPNMLVIGSVMGVRKTAVFCLIIVVMSTIAGLLFGTLAG, from the coding sequence ATGAAGGAACGTACCAAACTCCTGTTGATCATCAGCACCTTCCTGGCCGCCTATTACGTGCCCTGGGGGCATCCCATCGTCCGGCAATCCGGGCTCGAGGCCTTCATGATGCTCCAGGAGTATGCCCGGGAGCATGTCCTCACCTGTCTCATTCCAGCCTTCTTCATTGCGGGGGCCATCGCGGTCTTCGTCTCTCAGGCCTCCGTACTCAAGTACTTCGGCGCGCAGGCCAGCAAGATCCTCTCCTACTCCGTAGCCTCCGTGTCGGGGACTATCCTGGCCGTGTGCTCCTGCACGGTCCTGCCGCTTTTCGCCGGTATCTACACGCGGGGCGCAGGCATCGGCCCGGCCACCGCCTTTCTCTATTCCGGGCCCGCCATCAACGTCCTCGCCATTACGCTGACCGCAAAGATCCTAGGCTGGCAGCTCGGGCTGGCCCGGGCCATAGGCGCCGTGCTCTTCGCGGTAATCACCGGGCTGCTGATGGCCCTCATCTTCCGGAAAGAAGATGCCGCCCGCGCCACCGGGCAGATCTTCCTCCCTGACCCCGAAGCGAAGGAACGGACCCTGCTTCAGGATTCTCTCTACATCGGGACCATGGTGCTGATCCTCGTCTTCGCGGCCTTCGCCAGGCCAGCCCCCGGATCGACAGGGCTTTGGCCCGCCCTCTTCGCCGCCAAATGGACCATCACGATCGGGCTGCTCGTCGTCCTCGGCCTCATGCTGAAGTTCTGGTTCACGCGCGCCGAGTGCAGGAACTGGGTGGAAGCCACCTGGGGCTTCATGAAGCAGATCTTCCCCCTGCTCGCCGGCGGAGTCCTCGTCGCGGGCTTTATGCTGGGACGGCCCGGCCACCCCGCACTCATCCCTGAACAGTGGATCCAGACGCTCCTCGGCGGGAACTCGATCTCGGCCAATCTCATCGCCTCGGTCGCAGGGGCCCTCATGTATTTTGCAACCCTCACGGAGGTGCCGATCCTCCAAGGACTCCTCGGGGCCGGGATGGGCAAAGGCCCCGCCCTGGCGCTGCTCCTGGCCGGACCGGCGCTCTCCCTTCCCAACATGCTGGTCATCGGCAGCGTGATGGGCGTGCGAAAAACGGCCGTCTTTTGCCTTATCATTGTTGTCATGTCGACCATCGCCGGCCTGCTCTTCGGCACGCTGGCCGGATGA
- a CDS encoding conserved hypothetical protein (Evidence 4 : Unknown function but conserved in other organisms), producing the protein MEIKVLGPGCPKCRQTEEIVQQAIEEAGVPAQIEKVTDAMKIARYGVFVTPAVVVDGEVKSVGKIPSKEDVKSWIKK; encoded by the coding sequence ATGGAAATCAAAGTCCTGGGCCCCGGCTGCCCGAAATGCCGCCAGACGGAAGAAATCGTCCAACAGGCGATAGAGGAAGCAGGCGTCCCCGCTCAGATCGAAAAGGTCACCGACGCCATGAAGATCGCCCGCTACGGCGTCTTTGTCACGCCGGCTGTCGTTGTGGACGGTGAAGTCAAGTCGGTCGGCAAAATCCCCAGCAAAGAGGACGTCAAGTCCTGGATCAAGAAATGA
- a CDS encoding Enoyl-(acyl-carrier-protein) reductase → MLKTRVSDVLGIRYPILQGGMAWITGWEMAVAVSKAGGLGTIAAATMEPEELVDHIRKIREATVLPFAVNIPLRLPSSKKAVEIAIGEQVPVVVSSAGDPVQYTERFKAAGIRIFQVAFTLEMIKRCNEAGVDGIIAMGMEGGGNISPSEISTLVLVREAAQTTDLPLVAAGGIADGRGLVAALALGAEGIQMGTRFLATREATLHENYKQAVCQAVDSDTAVTGRTTGLQFRVLKNQLVQRVLQMEMEGKDKHEIDGFTIGSLRKAAVSGDMEWGSVMMGQVAGLVKGVRPIADLLDEIMAEAEDEIRRLSRFVS, encoded by the coding sequence ATGTTGAAGACGAGAGTGAGTGATGTCTTAGGAATTCGCTATCCCATCCTGCAGGGGGGGATGGCGTGGATTACGGGTTGGGAAATGGCTGTGGCTGTTTCGAAGGCCGGCGGATTGGGGACGATCGCCGCTGCCACCATGGAGCCCGAGGAACTGGTCGATCACATACGGAAGATCAGAGAGGCCACTGTACTCCCCTTCGCAGTGAACATTCCGTTGAGGCTTCCGTCTTCCAAGAAGGCGGTCGAAATTGCGATTGGAGAGCAGGTCCCGGTCGTCGTCTCTTCGGCCGGGGATCCTGTCCAGTACACGGAGCGTTTCAAGGCTGCCGGAATCAGGATATTCCAGGTCGCGTTCACCCTCGAGATGATCAAACGGTGCAACGAGGCCGGGGTGGACGGCATCATCGCCATGGGCATGGAAGGGGGCGGAAACATCAGCCCTTCCGAGATCTCCACGTTGGTGCTGGTCCGCGAAGCGGCCCAGACAACCGACTTGCCCCTGGTCGCGGCGGGGGGGATCGCCGACGGGAGGGGACTGGTTGCAGCGCTGGCCCTCGGGGCCGAAGGGATACAGATGGGAACCCGGTTTCTGGCGACCCGGGAGGCCACCCTCCACGAGAACTACAAGCAGGCCGTGTGCCAGGCTGTCGATTCGGATACGGCGGTCACGGGCAGGACCACGGGGCTCCAGTTCCGGGTCCTCAAGAACCAGTTGGTGCAAAGGGTCCTTCAGATGGAGATGGAGGGGAAGGACAAGCACGAGATCGACGGCTTCACCATAGGGTCCCTCCGGAAGGCCGCGGTTTCGGGCGACATGGAGTGGGGATCGGTGATGATGGGGCAGGTCGCCGGACTGGTCAAGGGTGTACGCCCCATTGCGGATCTGCTCGATGAGATCATGGCGGAGGCCGAAGACGAGATCAGGCGCCTTTCAAGATTCGTGTCCTGA
- a CDS encoding MOSC domain containing protein: MKRLDIEWRHLLKGGRTCERCSDTGEAVHAAYRALAAELEPRGWCVTLRKTPLTEEDIAESNTILLNGQPLELLLPGAHSASNCCASCGDLLGMPAMCRTIVHGGRMYEAIPGSLIIEAAHRIVQQAL; the protein is encoded by the coding sequence ATGAAACGCCTCGACATCGAGTGGCGCCATCTCCTGAAAGGCGGCAGGACGTGCGAGCGCTGCTCCGACACCGGGGAGGCGGTCCACGCCGCCTACCGTGCGCTCGCCGCTGAACTGGAGCCCAGGGGATGGTGCGTGACACTGCGCAAAACCCCCCTGACGGAGGAGGACATCGCCGAGTCCAACACCATCCTTCTGAACGGCCAGCCGCTCGAACTGCTGCTGCCGGGCGCACACAGCGCCTCGAACTGCTGCGCATCCTGCGGCGACCTGCTGGGGATGCCCGCCATGTGCAGGACCATCGTGCACGGCGGCCGGATGTACGAAGCGATCCCCGGAAGCCTGATCATCGAAGCGGCGCATCGAATCGTTCAACAGGCCCTTTGA
- a CDS encoding RND efflux system, outer membrane lipoprotein, NodT family: MRRLALLSFLLLLSGCMTGPDYHRPEMDVPPSFRYAEADTKQTADTEWWKSFEDPVLTALIGEALTNNHTLKAAAANIEQAAAVLMQVRSPLFPQADYGAAAGRARTSGLGTGPLSSLIENPSDSFQVFAGASWEIDLWGRIRRLSEAARADLFASKEAYRGVILSLVSAVAESYIQLRGLDEQLAIARRTLEAYGESVKLFELQHRHGQVSRLIVEQARSQYQTAAAAIPQIESQIAQTENALSILLGRNPGGIDRGRSILEMALPAVPAGLPSELLERRPDLAQAEQNLIAANARIGAAKALYFPTISLTGAFGFESSELSDLFQGSSKTWSYSGSVTGPIFTAGAIKGQVKQAEAARLASLETYRNTILNAFKDTENALVSRRKLSNELGARESLTAALREYARLARMQYDGGYTPYLTVLDAESQLFPAELNVAQTRTLLLTSYITLYKSLGGGVGPR, translated from the coding sequence ATGCGCCGCCTCGCCCTTCTCTCTTTTCTGCTGCTCCTTTCCGGCTGCATGACCGGCCCCGATTACCATCGCCCCGAAATGGACGTCCCGCCGTCCTTCCGGTACGCAGAGGCCGATACAAAGCAGACCGCCGACACAGAATGGTGGAAGAGCTTCGAGGACCCGGTTCTGACAGCCCTGATCGGCGAGGCCCTCACGAACAACCACACCCTCAAGGCCGCGGCGGCCAACATCGAACAGGCGGCCGCGGTGCTCATGCAGGTCCGCTCCCCGCTCTTCCCGCAGGCCGACTACGGCGCGGCCGCCGGTCGCGCACGGACGAGCGGCTTAGGCACGGGCCCCCTCTCCTCCCTCATCGAAAACCCCAGCGATTCGTTCCAGGTCTTCGCCGGCGCCTCCTGGGAGATCGACCTCTGGGGACGCATCCGCCGCCTGTCGGAGGCCGCGCGGGCCGATTTGTTCGCGTCGAAAGAAGCCTATCGCGGCGTCATCCTCTCGCTCGTGTCGGCCGTCGCCGAAAGCTACATCCAGCTCCGAGGCCTCGACGAGCAGCTCGCCATCGCCCGCCGCACCCTCGAGGCCTACGGGGAATCCGTCAAGCTCTTCGAACTGCAGCACCGCCACGGACAGGTCTCCAGGCTGATCGTCGAACAGGCCCGCTCGCAGTACCAGACGGCCGCGGCCGCCATCCCCCAGATCGAATCGCAGATCGCACAGACGGAAAACGCCCTGTCGATCCTCCTCGGACGGAACCCCGGGGGCATCGACCGGGGGCGCTCCATCCTGGAAATGGCCCTCCCCGCCGTTCCCGCCGGACTCCCCTCCGAACTCCTGGAACGCCGTCCGGACCTGGCCCAGGCCGAACAGAACCTGATCGCCGCCAACGCCCGCATCGGCGCCGCCAAGGCCCTGTATTTCCCGACCATCTCGCTCACCGGCGCCTTCGGCTTCGAAAGCTCGGAGCTTTCGGACCTCTTTCAGGGTTCATCCAAGACCTGGAGCTACTCGGGCTCCGTCACCGGCCCGATCTTCACCGCCGGCGCCATCAAAGGCCAGGTCAAACAGGCCGAAGCGGCCCGTCTCGCCTCGCTCGAGACCTACCGCAACACCATCCTGAACGCCTTCAAGGACACCGAAAACGCCCTCGTCTCACGCCGCAAGCTCTCCAACGAACTCGGGGCCCGCGAGTCCCTCACCGCCGCCCTCCGCGAATACGCCCGTCTCGCCCGCATGCAGTACGACGGCGGCTACACCCCCTATCTCACCGTCCTCGACGCCGAATCCCAGCTCTTCCCCGCCGAACTTAACGTCGCCCAAACCCGCACCCTGCTCCTCACCTCCTACATCACCCTCTACAAATCCCTAGGCGGTGGGGTCGGACCAAGATAA
- a CDS encoding Transcriptional regulator, ArsR family — protein MKTLIKVMKALSDPNRVKIVKLLQHRVMCVCELRVALNLAQSTVSKHLRILEEADLVTWSKDGLWVNYRLLDETPNPFAGRMLRNLEQWLEEDPEITALITRLPEIRRENICGV, from the coding sequence ATGAAGACATTGATCAAGGTGATGAAAGCCCTATCCGACCCGAACCGGGTCAAGATCGTCAAGCTGTTGCAGCACCGGGTCATGTGCGTATGTGAACTTCGGGTCGCTTTGAACCTGGCCCAGTCGACTGTCAGCAAACACCTGCGGATCCTGGAGGAGGCGGATCTGGTCACATGGAGCAAGGACGGGCTGTGGGTCAATTACCGTCTGCTCGATGAAACACCGAACCCGTTTGCAGGCCGCATGCTCCGGAATCTCGAACAGTGGCTGGAAGAAGACCCTGAAATCACGGCGTTGATTACGCGGCTGCCGGAGATCCGCAGGGAAAACATCTGCGGCGTGTGA
- a CDS encoding Aerobic-type carbon monoxide dehydrogenase, large subunit CoxL/CutL-like protein, whose product MRMKKISVKVNGRRYQFVVDAQRVLLDLLREDLHLIGAKQGCDRRGQCGACTVLVNGKATRSCLSRVTELDGAEVVTVEGLGTPENPHPIQEAFVLSGAVQCGFCTPGMVMSTKGLLDRNLDPGSEEIKKAFARNLCRCTGYAKIVDAVQLAARFLRDETSPDEVRPPIDGPVLGVSHPRPSAMMKACGVAEFAADIRVQGAAELAVVRSTEYHAKILSIDASEAERMPGVIGVMTARDIQGTNRIQFIVDDQPVLCDEKVRCLGDPVAVVAAATLAEAQAAAAEVKVRYEPLPVMLAPQEALAEGAMRVHDAYPNLCYEQPQIKGDAKRALGEAAVVVEAEFQTQINHQAPLEPEACVAYLEGDGESSVLVVIGRSIMIHSHKAMLQRALGWEAVRYEEAYSGGQFGIKIAITSEGIAGAAALHFRRAVRYVPSLQESMLMTTKRHSFTMKVKLAAGADGRLTAYANDFTVDNGAYMIIGSTVIRRALSMLSGAYDIPNVDVMARLVYTNNPAGGAARGAGPPQVNFALESAVDMLAEKLGIDPLEFRLKNSLLPGESVSTGATVEQWTFPEICKLIQPHYERARKDAAASRGGSIKRGVGLAAHSYGIGAPGDAAEVAVELDPDGGVTIFAAAADPGEGNDSMLTQIAAHLLELPLEKVRLVSRDTDRTTQTGPASGSRMTYMVGGALVAAVEQLRQGMREAGAATSQDLQRKGKATRYTGRKSVPSGALDPRTGQGPTFDSQVHNIQMAEVEVNMETGDVRVLKMTTAVDPGPVINPKNLEGQLEGGMDQGVGFALREEYIAGKTRDWVTFKFPTIKTAFDVEVITPLETPRKRGALGSTGIGEMTMVSTAPAVVNAIRDACGVRIFKLPATPENIRAALSRGRRN is encoded by the coding sequence ATGCGAATGAAAAAGATTTCAGTGAAAGTGAATGGAAGGCGGTATCAGTTCGTCGTCGATGCGCAGAGGGTGCTTCTGGACCTCTTGCGCGAGGACCTTCACCTGATCGGCGCGAAGCAGGGCTGTGATCGCAGGGGGCAGTGCGGGGCATGCACGGTTCTGGTCAACGGCAAAGCGACGCGCTCCTGCTTGAGCAGGGTGACGGAATTGGACGGAGCTGAGGTAGTGACGGTGGAGGGGCTCGGTACGCCGGAAAATCCTCACCCGATCCAGGAGGCTTTTGTTCTTTCGGGCGCTGTGCAGTGCGGATTTTGCACCCCGGGGATGGTCATGTCGACGAAAGGGCTTCTCGATCGGAATCTTGATCCAGGAAGCGAGGAGATCAAGAAGGCCTTTGCCAGGAACTTATGCCGCTGCACGGGATATGCGAAGATCGTCGATGCCGTTCAATTGGCTGCCCGGTTTTTACGCGATGAAACCTCGCCCGATGAGGTCAGGCCACCGATCGACGGACCTGTGCTGGGGGTTTCTCATCCGCGGCCTTCGGCCATGATGAAGGCGTGCGGAGTGGCCGAGTTCGCGGCGGATATCAGGGTGCAGGGGGCTGCCGAGCTGGCTGTTGTCCGGAGTACGGAGTATCACGCGAAGATTCTGTCGATCGACGCTTCTGAGGCGGAAAGGATGCCCGGAGTGATCGGGGTCATGACCGCGCGGGATATTCAGGGCACCAACCGAATTCAATTCATCGTCGATGATCAGCCCGTTCTGTGTGATGAAAAGGTCCGGTGTCTGGGGGATCCCGTCGCCGTGGTGGCGGCTGCGACGTTGGCCGAGGCGCAGGCCGCGGCTGCCGAGGTAAAGGTTCGCTATGAACCCCTGCCGGTTATGTTGGCGCCGCAGGAGGCCCTTGCGGAGGGGGCTATGCGGGTCCATGACGCCTATCCCAATCTCTGCTATGAACAGCCTCAGATCAAAGGAGATGCGAAGCGGGCTTTGGGGGAGGCGGCGGTGGTGGTCGAGGCGGAGTTCCAGACGCAGATCAACCACCAGGCCCCGCTCGAACCGGAGGCCTGCGTCGCCTACCTTGAAGGAGACGGGGAAAGTTCCGTGCTCGTAGTGATCGGGCGGAGCATCATGATCCACTCGCACAAGGCGATGCTGCAGAGGGCGCTCGGATGGGAAGCTGTCCGATATGAGGAGGCTTACAGCGGGGGGCAGTTCGGGATCAAGATCGCGATCACCTCCGAAGGGATCGCCGGGGCAGCGGCGCTGCATTTCAGGCGGGCTGTACGATATGTCCCCAGTCTCCAGGAATCCATGTTGATGACGACCAAGCGCCATTCGTTTACCATGAAGGTAAAGCTGGCGGCCGGGGCAGACGGCAGGCTGACAGCCTATGCCAATGATTTCACGGTGGACAACGGGGCCTATATGATCATCGGCAGCACGGTGATCAGGCGAGCGTTGAGCATGCTGTCCGGCGCCTATGACATCCCCAATGTTGACGTCATGGCACGGCTCGTCTACACGAACAATCCGGCGGGTGGTGCCGCCCGGGGCGCCGGGCCTCCCCAGGTCAATTTCGCCCTGGAATCGGCTGTGGACATGCTGGCGGAAAAGCTCGGAATCGATCCACTCGAGTTTCGGTTGAAGAACTCACTTTTGCCCGGCGAGAGCGTGTCCACCGGGGCCACGGTGGAACAATGGACGTTTCCGGAGATCTGCAAACTCATCCAACCTCATTATGAGCGCGCCAGAAAGGATGCCGCCGCGTCCAGGGGCGGCTCCATCAAGCGGGGGGTCGGTCTGGCCGCTCACTCGTATGGTATTGGCGCGCCGGGGGATGCAGCGGAGGTCGCCGTGGAACTGGATCCGGACGGCGGAGTAACGATATTTGCGGCGGCGGCGGATCCGGGCGAAGGGAACGACTCGATGCTGACCCAGATCGCCGCACACCTGCTGGAACTGCCTCTGGAAAAGGTCCGGCTGGTTTCCAGGGATACGGATCGAACCACGCAGACGGGACCGGCATCAGGCAGCAGAATGACATACATGGTCGGGGGCGCCTTGGTCGCGGCCGTAGAACAGCTGAGGCAGGGCATGCGGGAGGCAGGTGCCGCTACCTCCCAAGATCTGCAACGAAAAGGCAAAGCGACCCGCTACACAGGAAGAAAAAGCGTCCCGTCCGGAGCGCTCGACCCCCGGACAGGTCAGGGGCCGACCTTCGATTCGCAGGTTCACAATATCCAGATGGCTGAAGTGGAAGTCAACATGGAGACGGGGGACGTGCGGGTCTTGAAAATGACCACGGCTGTAGATCCCGGGCCAGTGATCAATCCGAAGAACCTGGAGGGGCAGCTCGAAGGCGGAATGGATCAAGGGGTGGGGTTTGCCTTGAGAGAGGAATACATCGCCGGAAAAACCCGGGATTGGGTCACCTTCAAGTTCCCGACGATAAAGACCGCTTTTGATGTGGAAGTCATTACGCCCCTCGAGACGCCGCGAAAAAGGGGTGCGCTCGGTTCAACCGGCATCGGGGAGATGACCATGGTGTCAACCGCCCCGGCGGTGGTCAACGCCATCAGGGATGCCTGCGGCGTCAGGATTTTCAAGCTCCCGGCTACGCCGGAAAATATCCGGGCGGCGTTGAGTCGAGGCCGGAGGAATTGA